One genomic segment of Culturomica massiliensis includes these proteins:
- a CDS encoding glycoside hydrolase family 13 protein: protein MKLVGIMILLLVAGGYQPMAAQAKKSTANPIERMEPMNWWVGMKNPSLQLLVYGKDIAAYRPEISYPGVEIEKVVTTTNPNYQFIYLNIGKDTRPGEMDIVFKKGNKTACAWKYPLLAREENSAAREGFNNSDVVYLLMPDRFANGNPANDSHPDVIEKADRKSLNGRHGGDIQGIIDHLDYLNDLGITALWSTPLMEDNMPTTSYHTYAISDYYKIDPRYGTNEDYKRLSAEAKKRGIKLIMDVVTNHSGSAHWWMKDLPSADWIHQFDQFTRSNYRIGTVTDPYASEADRTLNTKGWFDTSMPDLNQNNPLLMDYLIQNAIWWIEYADLGGLRIDTYPYNHRKPMSEFNRRVMEEYPDFNIVGETWVHEPIEVAYWQKDALNPDGYNSELPAVMDFPLLDALTVFTKEKQGWDTGIMRPYVNFSRDYVYPYPYNLLIFADNHDTERIWEVLDGKIPDFKLIFTLLSTTRGIPQIYYGTEIMMRGKKQKGDGDIRRDFPGGWPGDKVNAFTAEGRTAEQNEVYDFMKKLLDWRKENPVIHTGGLKHFVPEDEVYVYFRYNDDKTVMVVLNNSDEDARTIDTKRFSEMLNGFTAGKDVISGKEIRNIQDSLTIPAKTAMVIELE, encoded by the coding sequence ATGAAATTAGTAGGAATAATGATTTTATTGCTTGTTGCCGGAGGATATCAGCCCATGGCTGCACAGGCTAAAAAGAGTACGGCTAATCCGATCGAGCGGATGGAACCGATGAATTGGTGGGTTGGGATGAAAAATCCTTCTCTTCAGCTGCTGGTATATGGGAAGGATATAGCCGCTTACCGGCCGGAAATCAGTTATCCGGGCGTGGAAATAGAAAAAGTGGTTACGACGACAAATCCGAATTATCAATTTATCTATTTGAATATCGGGAAGGACACCCGGCCCGGCGAGATGGATATTGTTTTTAAAAAAGGTAATAAAACGGCATGTGCCTGGAAATATCCGTTACTGGCCCGGGAGGAAAATTCAGCGGCCCGGGAAGGGTTCAATAATTCGGATGTCGTTTATTTGCTGATGCCTGATCGTTTTGCTAACGGAAATCCGGCAAATGACAGTCACCCGGACGTAATAGAAAAAGCCGACCGGAAATCTTTGAACGGACGTCACGGAGGCGATATTCAGGGGATAATCGATCACCTGGATTATCTGAATGATCTGGGAATTACTGCCCTATGGAGTACGCCGCTCATGGAAGACAATATGCCGACGACATCATATCATACGTATGCCATTTCGGATTACTATAAAATCGATCCCCGCTACGGAACGAACGAGGACTATAAACGTCTTTCCGCAGAGGCGAAAAAGCGGGGGATTAAATTGATTATGGATGTGGTGACCAATCATAGCGGATCGGCTCATTGGTGGATGAAAGATCTGCCGTCTGCCGATTGGATTCATCAGTTCGATCAGTTTACCCGTTCCAATTACCGGATCGGGACGGTTACCGATCCTTATGCATCGGAGGCAGACCGGACCTTGAATACGAAAGGATGGTTCGACACGTCTATGCCTGACTTGAATCAGAACAACCCTTTGTTGATGGATTATTTGATACAGAATGCGATTTGGTGGATCGAATATGCCGATTTGGGAGGATTACGTATCGATACATATCCTTACAATCATAGAAAACCGATGTCGGAATTCAACCGCAGGGTTATGGAAGAATATCCCGATTTCAATATTGTGGGAGAAACCTGGGTACATGAACCGATAGAAGTGGCTTACTGGCAGAAAGATGCGTTGAATCCGGACGGTTATAACTCAGAGTTGCCGGCTGTGATGGATTTCCCGTTGTTGGACGCATTGACGGTATTTACAAAGGAAAAACAAGGATGGGATACCGGTATTATGCGCCCGTATGTCAATTTTTCCCGGGATTACGTTTACCCTTATCCGTATAATTTGCTGATTTTTGCAGATAATCATGATACGGAAAGAATCTGGGAGGTGCTCGACGGTAAAATTCCGGATTTCAAGTTGATTTTTACCCTATTATCGACAACCCGGGGTATTCCGCAGATTTATTACGGTACAGAGATTATGATGAGGGGTAAAAAACAGAAGGGAGACGGAGATATCCGCCGTGATTTCCCCGGAGGCTGGCCCGGTGATAAAGTCAATGCATTTACAGCCGAAGGTCGCACGGCAGAACAGAATGAAGTATATGATTTTATGAAAAAGCTACTCGATTGGCGGAAAGAAAATCCGGTGATTCATACCGGGGGACTGAAACATTTTGTACCCGAGGATGAAGTGTATGTTTATTTCCGTTATAACGACGATAAAACGGTTATGGTGGTATTGAACAATTCAGATGAGGATGCCAGGACGATTGATACGAAGCGTTTTTCGGAAATGCTGAATGGGTTTACTGCCGGGAAAGATGTGATCAGCGGAAAAGAAATCCGGAATATACAGGATTCTTTGACAATACCGGCAAAAACGGCCATGGTAATAGAGTTAGAATAA